In a single window of the Arthrobacter zhangbolii genome:
- a CDS encoding AI-2E family transporter, with translation MSASSTQRKDRPAEADHTRPGRYWSGPLGHAAQRAAQILLILVLVSVSVYGLRQITLVVIPVLLALILGAAIAPFVNWLRRKGWPSALATGLSFLLLLAIFGGLVTGIVFAIRSEWSSLVDQAVQGFDKLYDFILNGPLPIDDNMLRDARDAAIDFATSSTVSNGAIAGLSAATSFITGFLLMAVVLFYFLKDGDRIWAFFLRWFPEDRREKARISGFRVMEVLGGYIRGTAIVALVDSVCIGAALFILQVPLALPLTVIVFVGSFIPLVGATAAGVFAALIALVANGPVVALVVVVVIIAVNQIEGNFLQPVVMGKSLSIHALVILLALTAGTILAGIIGAILAVPITAVGWAVIKVWTGEDNGEDIEELAEIPDPEEQPEMESAES, from the coding sequence ATGAGCGCATCAAGCACGCAGCGGAAGGACCGGCCTGCCGAAGCCGACCACACCAGGCCCGGCCGGTATTGGAGCGGCCCGCTGGGGCATGCCGCACAGCGTGCGGCACAGATCCTGCTGATCCTGGTGCTCGTGTCAGTGTCCGTGTACGGGCTCCGGCAGATCACGCTGGTGGTGATCCCTGTCCTTCTTGCCCTCATCCTGGGGGCGGCGATCGCTCCCTTCGTGAATTGGCTGCGTCGTAAGGGATGGCCCAGTGCACTGGCTACGGGGTTGTCCTTCCTGCTGCTGCTGGCGATCTTCGGCGGCCTGGTGACGGGCATTGTTTTTGCCATTCGCAGCGAGTGGTCTTCCCTGGTGGACCAGGCAGTCCAGGGCTTCGACAAGCTCTATGACTTCATCCTGAACGGCCCCCTGCCGATCGATGACAACATGCTCAGGGACGCCCGGGACGCGGCGATCGATTTCGCCACCAGCAGCACCGTCAGTAACGGGGCAATCGCGGGCCTGTCAGCAGCGACGTCCTTTATCACCGGATTCCTCCTGATGGCCGTGGTGCTGTTCTACTTCCTGAAGGACGGGGACCGGATCTGGGCGTTCTTCCTGCGGTGGTTCCCCGAAGACCGGCGCGAAAAGGCCCGCATCTCCGGCTTCCGGGTCATGGAAGTCCTCGGCGGCTACATCCGGGGCACCGCCATCGTGGCACTGGTGGACTCGGTCTGCATCGGTGCGGCCCTGTTCATCCTGCAGGTCCCGCTGGCCCTGCCACTGACAGTGATCGTCTTCGTCGGTTCCTTCATTCCGCTGGTGGGTGCAACGGCGGCCGGAGTGTTCGCCGCCCTGATTGCGCTTGTAGCCAACGGCCCCGTGGTGGCGCTGGTGGTGGTGGTGGTGATCATTGCCGTGAACCAGATCGAAGGAAACTTCCTGCAGCCCGTGGTGATGGGTAAATCCCTGAGCATCCATGCCCTGGTCATCCTCCTGGCCCTGACCGCCGGAACCATCCTGGCCGGGATTATCGGCGCCATCCTGGCGGTACCCATCACGGCCGTCGGCTGGGCGGTCATCAAGGTGTGGACCGGGGAAGACAACGGTGAGGACATCGAGGAGCTGGCTGAGATCCCTGATCCCGAGGAACAGCCCGAAATGGAATCCGCGGAGAGCTGA